From one Mytilus trossulus isolate FHL-02 chromosome 10, PNRI_Mtr1.1.1.hap1, whole genome shotgun sequence genomic stretch:
- the LOC134686134 gene encoding uncharacterized protein LOC134686134 produces MRYYRCQFSSLQVLFALTLVFSCSFSLVFNTQFDNLRNMSVPELKALVRAWYRYYTILEQRGLTTENDRRQMEQLLRMIAPMMRTRSLKRTTSTHLRLPHISSTTKTE; encoded by the exons ATGAGATATTACAGATGTCAATTTTCATCGTTGCAGGTTTTGTTTGCCCTGACATTGGTTTTTAGTTGTTCATTTAGTCTTGTTTTTAATACACAGTTTGACAATTTAAGAAATATGTCCGTACCAGAATTAAAGGCATTGGTACGGGCATGGTATAGATATTACACAATTTTAGAACAACGAGGACTTACAACGGAAAACGATAGGCGTCAAATGG aACAGCTGTTAAGAATGATTGCACCAATGATGAGAACAAGATCGTTAAAACGAACAACATCAACACATCTACGATTACCACACATATCTTCAACGACCAAAACGGAATAA